From [Clostridium] symbiosum, a single genomic window includes:
- a CDS encoding cytidylate kinase-like family protein, with amino-acid sequence MGNKNLIITIEREYGSGGRIVGKKLAEELGIHFYDDDILKLASEKSAVGEQFFRLADEKAGNNLLYRLGGGRKLDISSKPSPNAKLTSPENLFKFQSEVIRELAESEPCIFVGRAAGYVLDQDEDVERLIRIFVYADKVKKVQRVMEVDCIDEERAKRRIKKIEKERKEYYKYFTGSEWHSIKNYDLPINTTKLTLDETAELIKAYIKLKGFMD; translated from the coding sequence ATGGGAAATAAAAATCTGATTATCACCATTGAGAGAGAATACGGAAGCGGCGGACGTATCGTGGGAAAGAAGCTGGCCGAGGAGCTGGGGATCCATTTTTACGATGACGATATCCTGAAGCTTGCATCTGAGAAGAGCGCCGTGGGAGAACAGTTCTTCCGTCTGGCGGATGAGAAGGCGGGCAACAACCTGCTCTACAGGCTGGGAGGAGGCAGAAAGCTGGATATTTCATCAAAGCCGTCACCCAACGCGAAGCTGACTTCGCCGGAGAACCTTTTTAAATTCCAGTCTGAAGTAATCCGTGAACTGGCGGAGAGCGAGCCGTGCATCTTTGTAGGCCGTGCCGCCGGTTATGTGCTCGATCAGGATGAGGACGTGGAGCGGCTGATCCGGATTTTCGTCTATGCCGACAAGGTGAAAAAGGTGCAGAGGGTTATGGAAGTAGACTGCATCGACGAGGAGAGGGCAAAGAGAAGAATTAAAAAGATCGAGAAGGAAAGAAAAGAGTATTATAAGTATTTTACAGGCAGTGAGTGGCACAGCATCAAGAACTACGACCTTCCGATCAATACGACGAAACTGACGCTCGATGAAACCGCAGAACTGATCAAGGCATATATTAAACTGAAAGGTTTTATGGACTGA